CATGTTTGGACCAGATATCTGTGGGTACAGCACCAAAAAAGTCCATGCTATTTTTACACGCAATGGAAAGAATCACTTGATCAAGAAGGATGTTCCTTGTGAGACTGACCAACTTACACATGTTTACACTCTCATCGTTCGGCCAGATGCTACTTACAGCATCCTCATTGATAACAATGAGAAACAATCCGGAAGTCTGTATACTGATTGGGACATTCTCCCACCAAAGACAATCAAAGACCCTGAAGCTAAAAAGGTACACAGTGCCCACGTGGAATTTGATTGTCTTTTCTTTAGCTTATTTGCtgtgtgaagtttttaatgactaCTTACATTCTAATCCACAGCCGGAAGATTGGGATGATAAGGAATATATTCCTGACCCTGAAGATAAGAAGCCAGAGGTATTATTCCCCTTGTACAGAAAACTTTCTGATTGTATCGTTTGAAATCCCAATTGAGTTATAATCTAACAAAGGCAGTTGCATTTTCCATTTGATCATCAATCTTCAGTCACTTAAAAAAATGGCAGATGTGCTTCTGTCTATTGTTTCAAATATGATTGGCAAAATAGATTTCTTTAAGCTGACCCAAAATAGGTGGGAGAGGCTAGAACTATGATAATGAGGAGATTTACCATGCCTGGTGATGCATATAGGCTACATGTTTCTAGGTGATGCATGTTACCAAGTATTGCTGGATATAACGACACTACCAATTTTGACCTTCTATTTGGTCCTTTTACCCACAGACAACCTCTAGTTTTTCTATTTTGCTAAGCCAATCCATGATTTCAGTGGATTGTGCCTGATGGTTATTCTTATGCAACGTGATCCTCATTCAAACTGCAGAATAGGGTGTTTTCAGTGACATCCCTAtcttgttgaaactcttgtatGTCTAATTTTGAGTCTTCTCCTTTTCAACATTCCTTCACGAAGGGACTGACTGAACTTTCAGGAAACATTCCTTTTCAAAGGGACTGACTGATTCTTTCTGTTTGACAAGGGGTACGATGACATTCCCAAAGAGATTCCCGATGCTGATGCAAAAAAGGTAGCTGGTTTATAATTTTCATGTGTTATAATACAACCGAGTCTTAACAAATACAGTTCCCTAGAAGCACATCAGTTTATGAATGACTTGCTTAATTGCTTCCTTACAGTACATGTATGTTTCACTCAAATTGGTTTGCTGCAGCCAGAGGACTGGGATGATGAAGAAGATGGTGAATGGACAGCTCCAACCATTCCGAATCCTGAATACAAGGGTCCATGGAAGCCAAAGGTTTGTGAACTTGTAATGTCAATCCAGAAAAAAATTGAGTTTTAGGTACcacaatttttaattttctatttcatCCATTGACAGCAAATTAAAAACCCCAACTACAAGGGAAAATGGAAGGCTCCAATGATTGACAATCCAGGTTCTGGTGGATTTTACATTTATGATTTAATTGTCCCAGGTTCTTACTCCCAAATTTCCTATTCTATATATTTTTCTAACCTAGAATGATAATCTACAGATTTCAAGGATGATCCTGATATTTATGTCTACCCCAATTTGAAATATGTAGCCACTGAGCTGTGGCAGGTAAATATGTTTGCCTGCTTATGTACAATTTTCCTATTTTCATACAATACTAATACACAATGTTTGTCTCAGGTGAAATCTGGAACCCTCTTTGACAATATTTTAGTTTGTGACGATCCAGAATATGCAAAGAAATTTGCAgaagaaacatgggaaaaactcAAAGATGTATGCAGTTCTCTACTTTTTTCAATGTTTTTGATAATGAAATTTTAACTGGAGATTTGATTTTGAGGCCTCGGATTTGCAGGCCGAGAAAGCAGCATTTGATGagttagagaaaaagagagaagaagaggtaTAGTGCCTGGTTAATACTTTGTTAATGATTCACTTTTGGAGGCTGACATGCAGCACTGGGCCTGATTTAACTTTGTTTAGTGTCGGATTGATCTAAGGATCATAAGGAGATCTCCAGtagatgaattaaaaaaaaataaaaataaaaaataaatctttgGTATGTGTGGTTTGGTGTGTCACAAAACTTTAAAACTACCCACTCAAGGCCATATCACTGCATgctgttcttttctttttagagCTGCTTGACCTTTGGGTAACTCTTCTCTTTTATCCTTTCacaggaaagaaaggaagatccTGTTGATTCAGATGTAAGATCCTCCAATGCTGAGGCTCAGGGGTTTTGAAATTCAGTTACATCATCtaatatatttgattttttgtTGTCTACCAGGATGAGAAAGAGGATGATGCTGATGCTGGCACAGATTCTGATGCCGAGAAAAATGCTGAGGCAGACATagaggatgttgatgatgatgcGCATGTATGCTTTTCTTTCTCAAGATAATCTTGTACAAATTTATTTTGTTagctgcagtttttttttttttttgggtgtataTTTATTTGTTTCCCTTTGTGCATTTATTTGCAGGATGAACTTTAGAGGGAGAGAGGGCTAGAGCCGCACATTGCAGTTAGGACATTCAGTCTAGAGTCGGGGTTTGAGTGGTTTAGGCactctttctctattttttttcttccttttggaGAATTTCAATGTAGGGATCTTTTTTTAGCAGATACGTACACAAAATGTGGAGTCTTTAAACGAGAAAGGTAGTGTTTGTGCTGATTagttcatataatcatcatcatatggttttgattaggtcatatataaCAAAATGATAGGGTATAATAACATGTGCTATTGCATTATGCAGTTGTTGTTGGGTACTTAGTAAGGAATGATTTTGTCTGTGATAATCAGTTATTATTTCTGGTAACTGTACCCAGGGAACGGCCAGAGTTGGTGCACGCATTTTTTTCCCCACCATTTAAGGACAGTTGCCGAATCTATATCTATAACACACCCCAATATAACATATTTGTGGGAATGATGGTGCATGTATTGAAAAGTGGGAAGGTTTCTAATCCCCTCATATTGCCCCATATCGATCAGGGTTGTAGACTTATGGACAGCTCTGGTATCACCAGCATGAGGTCAGATGTGTCCAATATTTAAAATCGGTGTTGTATGGTTCGACACCAATATGGTCCTGAATCAATCTGTACCGTTGGGCCAATACAGCCGTATATTTTTCCTTATTGGATGATAACGGTATGTATCAAGCGATACATGCTGGTTTCATACGTCGTTTTAGAATTTAGATATGCCAtctattaattaattattattatttttaaaaaataattaaattaatggCTCACATGCAATTGTTGTGCACCAATATGGTCATTTTATTGCTATAGAAGAACCATGTAATTAACTATAAACTATTTTGTCCTTGCTCTGCCATTTCATGGCCACCAATTCTATGCCTCGGATCATTTGGTTAGTATGTGATATGTCGGTGGGTACAGATCAGGATGGTTTGCATTGTTGTTCATGCATTTCCTTTGATGCTGGACCTGGCAATCCTGCATGggaagaaagtttcaatggccaAGTACATGTTGAATGCAGGTTCAGCTgaaatgtctcatttttggaaccaGCAAGCCATTGCACACTTCTCTGGCACATGTCCTCCCATCATGTCAAACCATGGGAAGAAAATAGTAACAAAGATTCTCTCAGCATAATAGCCGTTGATTCCTCATCCGATGAGGGAGATTTTCTTCAATGCAGTCCATCTATGGAAACTATTGTGGCACTCACTTACTAGTGGTTGCCCACAGGCCTatgtccaacagaaaattctctCTCTGAAGAGAACATGGCTCATGGATGCAAGCAATCGTAGCCTGATACCAGGGCTTGAAAGTGATAGGCAATATACATAAACAGCACAGTCCAGACTACAATGGAGGTTTGGTATGCAGGCACTTAGTAATGGTAGACGTGGCATATGTTAAATCAAATTTAACCAAGTAAATCGTGGAACCCACTGTTGTGAAATTACACATGGATTGGTTGAATAATACTAGCCTCCTATTTttgaacacttgtttgttgatTTGAAACTTTAGATGTTCTAACCTTATATGGCTCATCTTGATATGGGTCATcaataatgtggggcccacctttgatgtggactgcccattttttgggccccacctcctatgtgggccatccattaaaTTTGTGTTTGTAAAGAACTTTCATCAGATAAGTTACTTTTGTAATGGTTCTCCCCCAACTAACTTTAGTTAAAAAAGTAATTTATTGACTCATGTAGGttttaaaaagttacttattgggTGGTATCCACATAGGCATCTGTATCAATATGGATTGGTCTGGTAGCCATATTCCaaggtggcacatatgatggatgGCATGTACACGAGTTGCCTTGCACAAGTGTATGTGGGTGGTAGTAACCTTGCCTTGTTAGCGTTGTTTCCTTTGAGGAATGCTGGTAACATAAGGTTCTATCATTAAGCATAACTACGGTTTTTTGACTCAGCAACACGTTGAACTCCTTTGGGTCCAGGTCTAGGTTAGGTTAATAAGTCAGGGGCATTGTAACAACCTGCACCTATTCCAACTTAAGTCTCGGTCTAGTTTTTAATACATGGTTGGTAAGTCTATTAAGCCCCATTTGGGATTGAAGGAAATGAGAATCTGAATTTCAGAAATAAGTTACCAAATTTATGGATTTGCACCGAATTTAGATTTGGCAAATTTCAAAGAATCAAACTACAATTTCCTAGATTTCAGGAACATTTATCGCAATGGTAGAAATTATATTGCAAGGAAATATCATACCGAGAGCAGGATCCCACGTGAAAATTGTAGGTGAAAAAAGTGCAATTAGttgcatgtaggacccaccttggtgtagtgtgacatccaatccatgaATGATGCATGCTGATCCagtcatcatgtggggcacatgaTAGAGAACAATTGAGAACCACTGAAAGGCCTTTGAAATTCACATGGTGGTTCACCTAATAGTTGGGTTGGCATGGTTTTGGTGGCATTCAATTTTTATTATTGCGCAAATATGCTAAACTAGTTATCTTTAATTCAAGAAGGTGAGACCTTTCCATGGTTTTTTATGCTTTTGAAAGAATCTCCCATTTTAAGGATTTATCAAGTTTTAGTGACTATTTAAAATTATAGAAAGGAAATGTTGTTTTCCATGAAATTAGactttttgttatttatcaagCATCTTGTTTTCACGGGAGTTTGGaaaaaatcccatttccattttaCCATCacagtaaaaaataataataaacaaaattaTTTTCCTACCATGAaaagaattttaattttcaattgTTAAACCCAAATGTACCATCATCCATCTTCAATCGTCTCACATGTATAAAGGTATAAATGAGTCATTGTCTACTATGTGCTCCACATATGCCACTATGCCCAATGTCACCATCTATTTTCTCTTGTGCTCCATACTGGCAAACTATCCCGTGTGTGCTAAAGTTCCACATATGTCACCAACCATTTTGTTAGATTCACATGTGCCACTGTGCCATATATACCATCGTTCACCTTCCTTTGTGCCCCATGTGTGCGAAGCTCCTGACATGTGCCACTTGCCATCATTCATCTCAATTGCTCCATGGGTTTCATTACTATACACAAGTGCTACCATCTAGCTTCAATGTTCGCACGTCCAATGTGCCAATGCATATATAGAGCCGCATTTGCCATGTAAAGCTTCAAGTAACCCACATATAACACATGTACCATAATTAAGTTTTAATACTCTAAATATTTTGCATATGCGGCATGTGTTGTTATCTATCTTTAAAGTATTGCACATGTCACAAAGTAATCTAAGCATACACTAGGGAGCTgttaagatttattttttaaattttttgtcaatttttttatattgaaaaacATTTAATGAAATAATGTTTTACTACCAcgattaaagaaaaaaaaggtttttcaagaaatatcattttcttttcaattcttttcaCGAATACAAAGAAGTCTAATATTTTATTGTAATTTGGATTTAcctaaaattcatatatttatgtAGGCATTATTTTAGAAAGTTAATGACGggcaaatctcaaaaaaaaaaagaaaaaaaagaaaaaaaaagaggaaaaaaataaatcccaCATGAAGGATCTTAAATACATGGATTACACAAATTCCCATTAGGATTGGACTGCTGGTGTATTTACCCTTCTAGTTGGTACTGTAAaagcagtgggccccatcataatttatgtgttatatccatgctgtttattcacttttccagctaattttagggcatcagcctaaaaatgaggccggTCCAAATGTAAGGAGCATTGGTCCACACTCAACTAATAAAACCCACGACAATTGGACGGTCATACTCATTTCATTAGGGGAGCAGGTTAGTTGTGgcaccggcctcacccaagactagATGCACCCCTTATcatggggccatcttgatgtatgtattctatatccactctattcatatgttttttttttgaaatcattttggtgcatgatcctaaaaattaagtagatcaaaatttcaggtggaccatattttaGGAACTAGCGTTGATTTGAAtgctccatcattaaaaacttcctaaggcccaccgtaatgttttcatgacatttattttccatataaccTGTTGATAACAGTACATAATTAGAtgagggtaaaaacaaatatcaacttgatccaaaacttttgtggcccacggtaaatttttaacggtgaattaCCACTctttttgggtccttactcttgctcaggtggtagactcccaggagtttcaaaacccggtcaagggttcgagtacccataggtggtgaaattccactagtgtgagtgtgtggggtgtgtgtgcgtgtgtaaaaaaataaaacataaaaataaattacCACTCTTTCCTACATCATTGTttatgatgatatatatatatattttcctgtTTCAGTTTTGATAAAACGTATCCactgcatggatatataatacatatataaaggtggttcccacagtaagggctcatgccttaaaatgatttgataaaacgtATCCACTGCATGGATATATAAGACATATATAAAGGTGGTTCCCACAGTTAAGGGTGACGGAGTCTTGCATGAGTCCATGACTGTACCTAATCTTCTTCCCTACCTGCTCAGGGGTTGAACACCTGAAACCTCTTTGGAGctgctgatatttatattttccctttattTAGGTCAACGTGTCTTCGTGAACAATtgcatggaaattaaacattaaggtgggacctacGAAGGTCTTAATAGtggggtcattgtcaccactgctttcACTGTTTTGGTCTACTCGAACAGTAGAttgaaggatggtgtggataaaacacatgtatcatgatgaccCGTGCAGACCATTCATGGCTTGCTAGGTTACCCACTTGGACACCATTCGTCTCTCACTAGGTTACCCATCGGGACCTGGCTAGAGATGACCATCCTGTAGGATGTGGATTGCATCCGACTTTGAATAGActtgtgtggggctcaccatgatttatctgtttattCGTATCATTCGTCCCTTTTCTAAGATCATGATATCGTATAAGCCCAGAAATAAGGGCATCCAATACTATTAGAATATAccgactcttgcatttaatgcaaccctaGGTTACTATTTTGTGTGGTTTGTTTGAacattagatctaccttatttttaggctcataccataaCATAATCTGAAAAAAGGaatagatagtgtggataaatagatacatcatagtgggccccacacaaatcgTGTCGGACACAATTCGCTTCCGTCTCGGGGGTCCCATGTTTTATTCACGCCAGCcacccattttgaaatatcattttataacATAATCAAAATGAGTTATATTCAAGGCTAAGTGGATCACACTACCAGCAGGGGAtgaaaaatcaagttgatatttttatgTATTCCCTTGGTACATATCTACTAGGGGTACACACGGTTTTGTTTGGTCCGATTTGAAACTGGACCCGAGTTGTTCCCAACGGCTCCATGAAAAATTGAACCGGAATTGGACCGTTTGCCTTAGAACCGAATCAGAATTGTCTAGGCTTCTTATAATACAGTCTAAttgcatggtttgtttttataatcCAGTCTAATTGCACATATTTTGAGAGATGGAGAGAAGCCACCaaagagagaaaataaagaaagcttagttgttttttttttaaaaaaaaaactttttatgtttattttttttttttctaaatttaaatatttatagaCAGAGGGGTACGGTTCCAAGTTCGAATCCAAGGTTTGGGTCCGATTCACGGTTCAATTCGATTCTAGGGAGCCCCAAATTGAGAGCCGAGCTAACtgattctttaatttttggaacagGAGCTGAAGTGCTTTACAAACGGACCAAACCGTGCGGTCTAGTCGGCTCCGTTCATCTACCGATTCCGTGCCTTATGCACGGGTTGGATGGGCAATaagcggtccacttgagccttagatctcgCTCCTTGTTATGCTAATGTCATGAAataatctgtcaaaatagatggacggagggTATAAAACGTCTACTTAAGAGCATTTGATATGACCGTCTGTCTCTATCTTGGTCCGgccggggtagtacccaatccgctcccTCGTATACTGTATGGTACGGTAGTGCATCTTAAATGatgatctcagccatccatttgccTGATTTTACGCTATACGTGCCAGGTCATAATAAGAGAGATTGTGCGTGAAGACGAATATTTAACGGCTTAGGATCATCAATGCAGCATTCTCattaacggtccagatcaatcCACGGATTCACTCCGGGTTGGAGACCGGTTCCCGTACCCTATCAAAACCCTTTCTCTACAAAGCTGCTTCAGAGATCTCTGTACGCCTGTCTCTCTCAGAAATGGCGACTCCGAGAACTCCTTTCCTTGTTCTCGCTTTTGCCACTCTCTTTCTCGTCTCGATCACATCTGCAGATGTTTTCTTCGAAGAACGCTTCGATGGTACGTGGGATCACCAAAATCCCCCATTTTCCCCTCATTTTCTCTCCATTTCTAGCCGCATTTTCGTCGTTTTAGTGCTTTTCAGGGGCTGATCTGTTGTTCTCTTGATCTGATTGATAAGATTTCATCTCAAATAAAGAAAATCGGTCCTCTTTCTTGTAGTTTGATAAGAAAGAAAAATTTAGGGTTTTGTTTGAATGGATCTGTTTAGTTCTCGATCAGATCGTTGATATttgaatcttttcttttttcttttttctttttccctttttgcgTATTTGAATGATTGAATATGGTTCTGTTTTTATACATTCTTGCTTTTGTCGAGAAAatcattgtttttattttctgGTGAATTTCTTGATACTGGGATTTTGAATTGAAGATTCAATGCCAATTCAAAACTCAGATTTAAACTGAGTCGAGTCCGATCGGATCTTTTGTAGCAGATATCCGAGTTTTACTGGATTCTTATGTTGGGTTTTAGCTGAGTAGAGTTGACGAGGCTTATGTTGGGTTTTAGCTGAGTAGAGTACTTAGGGATTTGGTGAATTTGTGTGTTGAAGAGATTGGGAATCCATTCCTTTCatgttgagtttgagtttttgggtACTTGTGAAAAGCATTGAAATCCCAATGAATTGCTTCCATCAGCATTTTGCTAGGAATTTTCATTCTTGTGTGGGGCATTTTATTCTTGGGTCTTGACTCTTTGCAAATGCGGTCCATGGTACTgtaatccataccattgatatgatgggatcACCATgaataaacatcatcatcatcttcctctaaGGCTTATCCTGACTAATTTGGAAAGGCTGCTGTCAATAGACAATGCCTCAAAATATTCATGATGGTTCAATTCTAACCCTTTCATTTGATAgcccactaaatggatggttgaaaaaagAAATACTGCAATATAATGTTCCACATTCAGTGGAAATGAttccaaaggtttggatcactagggTCTTCCAATCGGgttgatttttggtgcatggtgtattcacagtgggcccatcagAACGCCCAGGTTCTGTGGCCCCTTGTGCAGACTCAAGGCATGTGGATACTGTAGATACCCTTGGGTGAGGGAGGATCATATAGTTCCTCAAGAGCATTTTTAATGCAAATCCTAAAGAGGATGCGAGGTAATAAAGATAGATAAACAAGATTATAGGGAAGAACCCTAACAATCCTCTAACCGAGTACTAAAGTTCACTAAAGAAAACCTCACACAATTCCTCTTCCAAAGTAAATAAACAACAAATCAAAGAAGTTTTATTCAAATCATCATAATAATGCACTACACCTCCATAACATAGCCTGATATTGACTTAAACCAAGTAGAGAAGCCCTAATAGCAGAAATGACTAAACTGCCCTACAATCCATCACtaccacatgggccttatataaatgaGCCATAACTCACTCAAATGGAGTTAGAATTTCGTGATCTTGGTCTCATTTGAAGGCTAACTCAATGGGCGATTAAATGGGACCAGTTTTGTATCATTTTGATATTGTTTGGTGCCCCAAAAGTGGCCTACTAAAAAATGACGAAAAATGCAAAAAAGGGGGTGAAATTACTAAATAATTAACCAAACCCTAGTAACtaactaaaacaaataaatccTAGAAATATAATGACCATGCTATTGATCTTCTCCACCCTACAATGTTATCTAACTGTTGATCCGATCGGATTGATCATTGGACCATGGATCTGGTCCAGATCATCAATCAAGACAATTTGAACAGTTGGATTCTTCAAATCTTAGATCAACTAGCTTGtttggccatttggttgcatcaatttTTGGATGAACTTACATTCCACTTTCATGAAATCCAGGCCTGTTGGAACTATGTTTTATTCAATGCTTGAATTTTCAAAGGTTGTTTATTCACACATCATCATGAGTGCTGTTGAGACATTATATGTTAGTTTTCTCTTTTACTTTTCTTAAATCCTCATTATGTCATATAGAAATTATTTCACCTTCTTGTTGACTGCAAAGATCACCTGGTTGATTGGATCAGCTTTGATGCTTTATCATTTTTTTGGAATGTCTCTTTCTCCTCGGTGATATTTACTGACATTATGTTGATGGATGGAAATTGAAGATGGATGGGAAAACCGATGGGTCAAATCTGATTGGAAGAAAGATGAGAAAATGGCTGGTGAGTGGAATCACACTTCTGGTGAATGGAATGGAGACCCCAATGACAAAGGTATTGTTCTCTTGCCCAGTTTTTGTGCTTTGAAGATCATGGTAAAAGTTATGCTACCCATTTGGATAGCCTTGTAGATTCCTGTGTGCTTGATTACTTCTTCTCCAGAAGTCATATATTTCGTCTAGGGCTTTTGAAGTGTGTAATTGGTTTCCTAGTGATGATTTCAACATTCAATTCAATGTAGGAATCCAAACCACCGAAGACCACAGGTTCTATGCCATTTCGGCAGAGTTCCCTGAGTTCAGTAACAAGGACAAAACCTTGGTTTTTCAATTCTCTGTAAAACATGAGCAGAAGCTTGACTGTGGTGGTGGCTACATGAAGTTGCTAAGTGGTGAAGTTGATCAGAAGAAGTTCGGTGGTGACACCCCTTACAGGTAATTAGTATTAATGCTTGTCAAGTGGTTTTGTCTTcccttttatttccttttccccCTATAAGGCGATTTAATCTGGTATCCATTTATTTGATTTAACCTGGTAACCATTTATTTTTGTGGAAGTGCAGTATCATGTTTGGACCAGATATCTGTGGGCACAGCACCAAAAAAGTCCACACGATTTTTTCACGCAATGGAAAGAATCACTTGATCAAGAAGGATGTTCCTTGTGAGACTGACCAACTCACACATGTTTACACTCTCATTGTTCGGCCAGATGCGACTTACAGCATCCTCATTGATAACGAGGAGAAAAAATCTGGGAGTCTGTATACTGATTGGGACATCCTCCCACCAAAGAAAATCAAGGATCCCGAAGCTAAAAAGGTAGACAATTTGCATGTGAAATTCCACTGggttttctttggtttctttgttGAGATAAGGTTTTAACAACAACTTATGTGCTAATCTACAGCCAGAAGATTGGGATGATAAGGAATATATTCCTGACCCTGAAGATAAGAAGCCAGAGGTACTCTTCCCCTTGAACAGAGCTTTGTATTGTTGCAAATCCTATTTAAGTTGTGATTAATCTAACCATGGAAATTGCATTTTCCATTTGATCATCAATCTTGAGTCTCTTCGAAGATGGCGTATATTCTTCTATCTATCGTTTTAAATATGATTGGCAAAATCAGATTCTCTAAACTGACCCAAAATAGCTGGGAGAATGCTATAATGATGTTGATAATTCTTGTATCTATTGTTTtttagtcatctaattgtatagGCTAACATTTTCTTTTGCTTGGAAATGCTCAAA
This DNA window, taken from Magnolia sinica isolate HGM2019 chromosome 14, MsV1, whole genome shotgun sequence, encodes the following:
- the LOC131225678 gene encoding calreticulin-like isoform X4, coding for MATPRKTSLLLGLVALSLLSIASAEIFFEERFDDGWENRWVKSDWKKDEKMAGDWNHTSGKWNGDPNDKGIQTTEDYRFYAISAEFPEFNNKDKTLVFQFSVKHEQKLDCGGGYMKLLSGKVDQKNFGGETPYSIMFGPDICGYSTKKVHAIFTRNGKNHLIKKDVPCETDQLTHVYTLIVRPDATYSILIDNNEKQSGSLYTDWDILPPKTIKDPEAKKPEDWDDKEYIPDPEDKKPEGYDDIPKEIPDADAKKPEDWDDEEDGEWTAPTIPNPEYKGPWKPKQIKNPNYKGKWKAPMIDNPDFKDDPDIYVYPNLKYVATELWQVKSGTLFDNILVCDDPEYAKKFAEETWEKLKDAEKAAFDELEKKREEEERKEDPVDSDDEKEDDADAETDVDAEAGTDDIDDDVHDEL
- the LOC131225678 gene encoding calreticulin-like isoform X2 translates to MATPRKTSLLLGLVALSLLSIASAEIFFEERFDDGWENRWVKSDWKKDEKMAGDWNHTSGKWNGDPNDKGIQTTEDYRFYAISAEFPEFNNKDKTLVFQFSVKHEQKLDCGGGYMKLLSGKVDQKNFGGETPYSIMFGPDICGYSTKKVHAIFTRNGKNHLIKKDVPCETDQLTHVYTLIVRPDATYSILIDNNEKQSGSLYTDWDILPPKTIKDPEAKKPEDWDDKEYIPDPEDKKPEGYDDIPKEIPDADAKKPEDWDDEEDGEWTAPTIPNPEYKGPWKPKQIKNPNYKGKWKAPMIDNPDFKDDPDIYVYPNLKYVATELWQVKSGTLFDNILVCDDPEYAKKFAEETWEKLKDAEKAAFDELEKKREEEERKEDPVDSDDEKEDDADADADAETDVDAEAGTDDIDDDVHDEL
- the LOC131225678 gene encoding calreticulin-like isoform X1, coding for MATPRKTSLLLGLVALSLLSIASAEIFFEERFDDGWENRWVKSDWKKDEKMAGDWNHTSGKWNGDPNDKGIQTTEDYRFYAISAEFPEFNNKDKTLVFQFSVKHEQKLDCGGGYMKLLSGKVDQKNFGGETPYSIMFGPDICGYSTKKVHAIFTRNGKNHLIKKDVPCETDQLTHVYTLIVRPDATYSILIDNNEKQSGSLYTDWDILPPKTIKDPEAKKPEDWDDKEYIPDPEDKKPEGYDDIPKEIPDADAKKPEDWDDEEDGEWTAPTIPNPEYKGPWKPKQIKNPNYKGKWKAPMIDNPDFKDDPDIYVYPNLKYVATELWQVKSGTLFDNILVCDDPEYAKKFAEETWEKLKDAEKAAFDELEKKREEEERKEDPVDSDDEKEDDADAGTDSDAEKNAEADIEDVDDDAHDEL
- the LOC131225678 gene encoding calreticulin-like isoform X6, coding for MATPRKTSLLLGLVALSLLSIASAEIFFEERFDDGWENRWVKSDWKKDEKMAGDWNHTSGKWNGDPNDKGIQTTEDYRFYAISAEFPEFNNKDKTLVFQFSVKHEQKLDCGGGYMKLLSGKVDQKNFGGETPYSIMFGPDICGYSTKKVHAIFTRNGKNHLIKKDVPCETDQLTHVYTLIVRPDATYSILIDNNEKQSGSLYTDWDILPPKTIKDPEAKKPEDWDDKEYIPDPEDKKPEGYDDIPKEIPDADAKKPEDWDDEEDGEWTAPTIPNPEYKGPWKPKQIKNPNYKGKWKAPMIDNPDFKDDPDIYVYPNLKYVATELWQVKSGTLFDNILVCDDPEYAKKFAEETWEKLKDAEKAAFDELEKKREEEDEKEDDADAGTDSDAEKNAEADIEDVDDDAHDEL
- the LOC131225678 gene encoding calreticulin-like isoform X3 yields the protein MATPRTPFLVLAFATLFLVSITSADVFFEERFDDGWENRWVKSDWKKDEKMAGEWNHTSGEWNGDPNDKGIQTTEDHRFYAISAEFPEFSNKDKTLVFQFSVKHEQKLDCGGGYMKLLSGEVDQKKFGGDTPYSIMFGPDICGHSTKKVHTIFSRNGKNHLIKKDVPCETDQLTHVYTLIVRPDATYSILIDNEEKKSGSLYTDWDILPPKKIKDPEAKKPEDWDDKEYIPDPEDKKPEGYDDIPKEIPDADAKKPEDWDDEEDGEWTAPTIPNPEYKGPWEPKQIKNPNYKGKWKAPMIDNPDFKDDPDIYVYPKLKYVATELWQVKSGTLFDNILICDDPEYAKKLAEETWGKHKDAEKAAFDEAEKKKEAEEDKEDPVDSDVRSSKDADAETDVDAEAGTDDIDDDVHDEL
- the LOC131225678 gene encoding calreticulin-like isoform X5; translated protein: MATPRTPFLVLAFATLFLVSITSADVFFEERFDDGWENRWVKSDWKKDEKMAGEWNHTSGEWNGDPNDKGIQTTEDHRFYAISAEFPEFSNKDKTLVFQFSVKHEQKLDCGGGYMKLLSGEVDQKKFGGDTPYSIMFGPDICGHSTKKVHTIFSRNGKNHLIKKDVPCETDQLTHVYTLIVRPDATYSILIDNEEKKSGSLYTDWDILPPKKIKDPEAKKPEDWDDKEYIPDPEDKKPEGYDDIPKEIPDADAKKPEDWDDEEDGEWTAPTIPNPEYKGPWEPKQIKNPNYKGKWKAPMIDNPDFKDDPDIYVYPKLKYVATELWQVKSGTLFDNILICDDPEYAKKLAEETWGKHKDAEKAAFDEAEKKKEAEEDKEDPVDSDDEKEDADAETDVDAEAGTDDIDDDVHDEL